A region from the Cloacibacillus sp. genome encodes:
- a CDS encoding GNAT family N-acetyltransferase, with protein MRIRPVTPGDAEGIDKINAKVREGRFTSFSAGQHESAEQLIAGLTQFDHMLVLETETDPQEICAAVLIQVNHQIFLRRMATLRVIVDQKWQGQGLGKALMETALELADNELMMERVEVEIPTDNVGALKLCKAVGFKVEGIAKDWMRNPEGHFVDAYLMAHCRNAK; from the coding sequence ATGAGGATAAGACCCGTAACACCGGGAGATGCAGAGGGAATCGACAAAATAAACGCCAAGGTAAGGGAGGGGAGATTCACCAGCTTCTCCGCCGGGCAGCATGAAAGCGCGGAACAGCTGATTGCCGGACTCACACAGTTCGACCACATGCTCGTACTTGAGACGGAGACTGACCCGCAGGAAATATGCGCCGCGGTGCTGATACAGGTCAATCACCAGATATTCCTGCGCCGGATGGCAACGCTGAGGGTCATCGTCGACCAGAAATGGCAGGGACAGGGGCTGGGAAAGGCACTGATGGAGACGGCGCTTGAACTTGCCGACAACGAGCTGATGATGGAACGCGTCGAGGTGGAGATCCCTACCGACAACGTGGGCGCGCTGAAGCTCTGCAAGGCCGTCGGATTCAAGGTCGAGGGGATCGCGAAGGACTGGATGCGCAATCCCGAGGGGCATTTTGTCGACGCATATCTCATGGCACACTGCCGCAACGCTAAATAG
- a CDS encoding ferritin — translation MEKALNGQIRAELESAYLYLSMASWFDANDLPGCAHWMKKQAAEEQEHAMKIYEYVVARGGHVILEAIAAPRNEWKNATEIFQQTLEHEQKVTALIYGLVEKAMEMKDYATRGMLSWFVQEQVEEEEHAMEILAKFKKLGEIPISLAMLDKELGDRS, via the coding sequence ATGGAAAAAGCGCTTAACGGACAGATCCGCGCGGAGCTGGAGTCAGCTTACCTGTATCTCTCAATGGCCTCCTGGTTCGACGCCAACGACCTCCCCGGCTGCGCCCACTGGATGAAGAAGCAGGCCGCCGAAGAGCAGGAACACGCGATGAAGATCTATGAATATGTCGTCGCCCGCGGCGGACACGTTATTCTGGAGGCGATCGCCGCCCCGCGCAACGAGTGGAAAAACGCGACCGAAATATTCCAGCAGACCCTTGAGCACGAGCAGAAGGTGACGGCCCTTATTTATGGGCTCGTTGAGAAGGCTATGGAGATGAAAGATTACGCCACGCGCGGCATGCTCTCCTGGTTCGTCCAGGAGCAGGTCGAGGAAGAGGAGCACGCGATGGAGATCCTCGCGAAGTTCAAGAAGCTAGGCGAGATCCCCATATCGCTCGCGATGCTCGACAAAGAACTTGGCGACAGATCATAA
- a CDS encoding flavin reductase family protein, with amino-acid sequence MGNIDMKALFSLTYGMYIVSTDLEGKLNGQIANTVMQITSEPICVATCLNKANLTTEMIAKSGRFSVAVLELEVPMTFIGQFGFKSGRDIDKFENVKYSLAEAGTPLIEEWSVAAFDAKVTKTVEMPSHMLFIGEVQESVCFKEAPLLTYSDYHKIKKGKSPKTAPTFGFNALK; translated from the coding sequence ATGGGCAATATCGATATGAAGGCGCTCTTTTCACTGACCTACGGTATGTACATCGTCAGCACCGACCTTGAGGGAAAACTCAACGGACAGATCGCCAACACCGTGATGCAGATAACCTCGGAGCCAATCTGCGTCGCCACCTGCCTCAACAAGGCCAACCTCACGACGGAAATGATCGCCAAAAGCGGCCGCTTCTCCGTCGCGGTCCTCGAACTTGAGGTGCCGATGACCTTTATCGGACAGTTCGGCTTCAAATCCGGACGTGACATCGATAAATTTGAAAATGTAAAATACAGCCTCGCCGAGGCGGGGACGCCGCTCATCGAGGAGTGGAGCGTCGCGGCCTTTGACGCCAAGGTGACAAAGACGGTGGAGATGCCGAGCCACATGCTCTTTATCGGAGAGGTACAGGAATCTGTCTGCTTCAAAGAGGCGCCGCTGCTCACCTACAGCGACTACCACAAGATCAAAAAGGGCAAATCCCCGAAGACGGCCCCGACCTTCGGCTTCAACGCTCTGAAATAA
- a CDS encoding GNAT family N-acetyltransferase, with protein sequence MEIRPVTPEDAEAIAAIRRQNGVREGVLALSSERINATVAFLNSLTERDRGFVAVENGDVVGFSVMIANREPCRAHSAFIAVMVDTDFQHMGIGHKLLKHLVDRADNELMFHRLELLVLTDNERAIRLYKSLGFMVEATRKHAAVVKGTFVNEYLMGRLRGEGAEI encoded by the coding sequence TTGGAAATAAGACCTGTAACGCCTGAGGACGCAGAGGCAATAGCCGCCATCAGGAGACAGAACGGAGTGCGGGAGGGAGTACTCGCCCTTTCCAGCGAGAGAATCAATGCCACGGTAGCTTTTTTAAATTCACTTACCGAGAGGGACAGGGGCTTCGTCGCGGTGGAAAACGGCGATGTCGTCGGCTTCTCCGTGATGATCGCGAACCGGGAGCCGTGCCGCGCGCACAGCGCTTTTATCGCGGTGATGGTGGACACCGATTTCCAGCATATGGGAATCGGGCACAAACTTTTGAAACATCTGGTGGACCGCGCCGACAACGAGCTGATGTTCCACCGTCTGGAGCTGCTCGTGCTCACGGACAACGAGAGGGCGATCAGGCTCTATAAAAGCCTCGGATTTATGGTGGAGGCGACGAGAAAACATGCCGCGGTCGTAAAGGGTACGTTCGTCAACGAATACCTGATGGGAAGACTTCGCGGAGAGGGTGCCGAGATATGA
- the ilvD gene encoding dihydroxy-acid dehydratase: MKYKSTQQLEDVNFKEARALYKSMGCSDADLRGPVIGIANSWNELVTGHFNLRQAAEFVKKGIHRAGGTAVEFGMIGACDGLASGHGGMKYILPSRELIANSLESMARAHNLDGLVMLGSCDKIVPGMLMGAARLDIPAVMAVGGPMLGGVEFDGRKSDSTSLSEAVGMFEAGKIGAAELERLEETSCPSCGSCSFFGTANSMGALSEAMGMSLPGSALIPAVYAERLRSSEEAGRRIVELVNKNITARRVITAESLENAAVVMLATGASTNCVMHLCAIAYEAGLDPKEIFSMIDSLSERVPLVAKVNPAAKYDMEAFYRSGGVPQVMREVRDILHLDAVTASGLTVGENIDSCKNPYGTDRNVIKSAAEPFSREKGLCLLRGNLAPDGAVAKPAAMDPSMFKFTGPARVFDSEEEANSAILAKDIPPGSVVVVRYEGPKGGPGMREMFHAMKFLYGMGLAKSVALITDGRFSGTNNGCYVGHISPEAAEGGPLAALRDGDLITIDIAKKDISVALSGEEMAERLKDWRAPTPDAPDGWLRIYAKLAASASEGAMLKR; the protein is encoded by the coding sequence ATGAAATATAAAAGCACTCAACAGCTGGAAGACGTGAATTTTAAAGAGGCGCGGGCGTTATATAAATCGATGGGATGTTCCGACGCCGACCTCAGGGGGCCGGTCATCGGCATCGCGAATTCCTGGAACGAGCTGGTTACGGGACATTTTAACCTGCGGCAGGCGGCGGAATTTGTCAAAAAAGGCATCCACCGCGCAGGAGGCACGGCAGTGGAGTTCGGGATGATCGGCGCCTGCGACGGCCTCGCGAGCGGACACGGAGGCATGAAATATATCCTGCCTTCGCGCGAGCTGATCGCGAACAGCCTGGAGAGTATGGCGCGGGCCCACAACCTCGACGGCCTCGTGATGCTCGGCTCCTGCGACAAGATCGTTCCGGGAATGCTGATGGGCGCTGCGCGCCTCGACATTCCCGCGGTCATGGCCGTCGGCGGGCCGATGCTCGGCGGTGTTGAGTTCGACGGCAGAAAGAGTGACTCCACCTCGCTCTCCGAGGCGGTAGGCATGTTCGAGGCCGGAAAAATCGGCGCGGCGGAGCTGGAAAGGTTGGAAGAGACCTCCTGCCCAAGCTGCGGTTCCTGTTCCTTTTTCGGCACCGCGAACTCCATGGGCGCCCTCTCGGAGGCGATGGGCATGTCGCTGCCCGGCTCGGCGCTGATTCCCGCCGTATACGCGGAGCGCCTCAGAAGCTCCGAAGAGGCGGGACGCCGGATCGTCGAGCTTGTAAATAAAAATATCACCGCGCGCCGCGTGATAACGGCGGAGTCGCTGGAGAACGCTGCCGTCGTGATGCTGGCCACGGGAGCCTCGACGAACTGCGTGATGCACCTCTGCGCGATTGCCTATGAGGCGGGGCTTGACCCCAAAGAGATATTCTCGATGATCGATTCCCTCAGCGAGAGGGTCCCGCTGGTCGCGAAGGTCAATCCGGCGGCGAAATATGACATGGAGGCCTTCTACCGCTCGGGCGGCGTGCCGCAGGTGATGCGGGAGGTGCGGGATATACTGCACCTGGATGCGGTGACCGCGAGCGGTCTCACCGTCGGCGAGAATATCGACAGCTGCAAAAATCCCTACGGCACCGACCGTAACGTGATAAAAAGCGCGGCTGAGCCGTTCAGCCGTGAAAAGGGGCTCTGCCTGCTGCGCGGCAACCTCGCCCCCGACGGCGCGGTGGCGAAGCCCGCGGCGATGGACCCCTCGATGTTCAAATTTACGGGACCGGCGCGCGTCTTTGATTCCGAGGAGGAGGCGAACAGCGCGATCCTCGCGAAAGATATACCGCCCGGCAGCGTCGTCGTTGTGCGCTACGAGGGCCCCAAGGGCGGGCCGGGGATGCGCGAGATGTTCCACGCGATGAAATTCCTCTATGGGATGGGGCTCGCCAAAAGCGTCGCCCTCATCACGGACGGCCGCTTTTCTGGGACCAACAACGGCTGCTACGTCGGACACATCTCGCCGGAGGCCGCCGAGGGCGGCCCGCTCGCGGCGCTGCGCGACGGCGACCTGATAACCATCGACATCGCGAAAAAAGATATCTCCGTAGCGCTCTCCGGGGAAGAGATGGCGGAGCGGCTCAAAGATTGGCGCGCCCCGACACCAGATGCGCCGGACGGCTGGCTGCGCATATACGCGAAGCTCGCGGCCTCGGCCTCGGAGGGAGCCATGCTCAAGAGGTAA